caaaaactttgatttatattaattgttagGTCAATTTCTGAGTGGATGTTCgtttattttactgaaaacAGTCACGTTAGATTTCAtgtaaacatgttttgtttataggGTGAGAAGATCTCCACCATACTGAAAGCTGCCGGCGTGGACGTTGAGCCTTATTGGCCTGGATTATTCGCCAAGGCCTTGGAGGGTGTAAATGTACGTGACCTGATCACCAACATCGGATCAGGTGTGGgagccgcgcccgcgcccggtGGAGCTCCGGCTGCTGCGTCTGCAGCCGCGCCGTCCTCGGAACCCGCAAAGGAAGAGAAGAAGGAGGAAGAACCTGAAGAGTCTGATGATGACATGGGCTTCGGTTAGTTCTATTCA
This sequence is a window from Papilio machaon chromosome 3, ilPapMach1.1, whole genome shotgun sequence. Protein-coding genes within it:
- the LOC106707840 gene encoding 60S acidic ribosomal protein P1; the encoded protein is MASKAELACVYSALILVDDDVAVTGEKISTILKAAGVDVEPYWPGLFAKALEGVNVRDLITNIGSGVGAAPAPGGAPAAASAAAPSSEPAKEEKKEEEPEESDDDMGFGLFD